Part of the Chloroflexota bacterium genome, CTCGCAGGTTCTTGGGCTGTGAGAGCGCATTCAAGGAGTGCCCTGGATTGTGGTGTCGGCATTACGGATGGAACAAGATGTGTGTATGTTTGGCGCTTAGTCGCTGTCGTGCGGTTTCTCGTTCCGTCCACTGAGATAGAACCAGACCACGTAAGCGATCGCGCAGCCCACGAGGAGCGCGCCGACGGCTACCTCGTCCCAGACGCCCACCGCGCCATGCTCCAGAGGGGCGGGGAGCACGGAAAGCGGCGCCGCAAGCGCAGGCAGGCACTGTTGGTGAACGCAGTCCTGGTATCCGGCACGACGAGGTGTACGGCGATTGCGGTTCAAACGTGACAGTGGCATCAAGTTACACTCTTAGTCCCCTCGGTATCATCGAACCTACGTTTCATGTGCACTATTTTACTCATCCAAGTATCGTGCCGCGCATTTCCATCGGCTGCGTCATCAGCCAGGCTCCGGTGAAGAAGAGCGCGACAATCAAGACTGCCCACGGCAGCAGGCAGCGTATCGCCCTCGCGGCGGAGCTTTGACGGCTTCTCGCAATGCGATAGCCAGCGGTCAGTGAAACGAGCACGCCAAGTTCCAGGAGTAGCAGTTCAAGGGGCACCAGCCAGGCCTCAGGCACTATGGCAGCCAGCTCCCACTGCGGATCGCCCAGGATTGGCACACCAAAATCGGCTAGGAAACTCTGCATGACGGGAATAACCGTCAACGCGCCGATAAGAAAGTGAAAGCCATAGTGCGCCAGCCACATGCCTAAAGCAATAGGAATGAAGGCGAAGCTGAAGCGCGTGGCCGTGGCTGCCAACGTCTCGTTGCCGCCGACAAGCGCGCGGCTGGACCACGCGGCGGCGGTCACGAGCACAAAGGGCAGGGCCACCAGTCCCACGATGAAGAGTATGCCGAGCACCACGGGTTCACTGGTGACGCCGAGCTGTGTCGCCAGCCATTGCTCCAACACATAGACCGGCGCCACCATGCCAAAGGCGTTCACAAAGGCCGCGAACACAAGCACGAAAACCAGCGCCGCTACGTCTGCGCGTTTCACTAGCGTGCCGACGCCGGAGTGCCATTGATCCAAGCGCCTGAACTCGCTGGTGGGCGCACGCAGTTGGATGCCGACGTTATCGAAGGGACAAGCCTGGATACAGTCGAGGCAGAACGTGCAGTCCATGTTGCCGACTTTGCCTTCTTGGAAGAGCCACAGTTCGCAGCCACTTTGTACAAGTTGCAGGCCGGCGGGCATTGCTACTGATCTTGCCGGCTGGGAAGGACTCTTGGTCACCTCTCGCATACCTGCTTGAGGTCGCTGTTCGTCGGAAGATGGATTCCGCGCCCCGGCACGGGGCGAGCTTTCACGGGAATGACGGAGCAGATGCGATACTTGCGCTTGCCGAGGTTTATCCCGTTCATCTGGATTCCGGCTTGTGCCGGAATGACGGAGGGAAGGCTCCGCTACTGGACCATACCGCCCCTTGATGCAGTCCTTTGTCGGACAGGACCCGCAGATGTCCGGCTGGCGCACCTTCACCTCCAGCGGCGACACCATGCTGTGCACAAAGTGGAACTGTCCGATAGGACAAACGTATTTGCAGAAGGCCGCGCCCTTAAAAATACCGTCTATCGCAAAGGCAGCGACAAAGTACGTTAGGGCTACCCACGCGGTGAGCCAGGGGCTCGCCCACAAGTCGAACGCCTCGTACGCCCAGAAGAAGACCAGGAGCACGCCGATTGCCAGCCACTTGCTCCGTATGAACGTCGGCCAGGGGCGGTCGGCGGGGAAGAGCTTCTTGGCCAGGCGGCGCGGCAGCATAAAAGGGCAGGCCATGCAGAAGAGGTTGCCGGCAATGAGTAACGCCAGCACAACAAAGCCCCGCCAGTGCACCCAGGGCAGCACGCCGGCGAGATTCTTCGGCGCAAGCTGCGGACCCCAAAAACCGTCGTAGAGGATGAGTGCCGATACCGCCAGCAGTACCGCCTGCATGGACGTACGGGCATGCTTCCAGCGCAAGAAGCGCCCGACGACAGGCACGTTGAGGAGATCGCGCTGTCTCGTTTGCTGGTTGCGCAACACGGCCACGTCTAATTGCCATCCTTGGGCTTATCGGACTTCATGCCCATCTTTATCTCGCCCTGCACGCCTTTCAGGTCAATGCGCCGCTCGGCGGTGGCGCCGTTGGCAAACGTGGCGCGCACAATGATGACCCAATCGCCGCCCATAGTGAACCTGAAGCCCTCGGTGACGTACTTGCCCGCGCCGCGGGCTTCAGTCCCAACGATGACCGGCTGCATACCGGCGTGGGTCATGGTGCCCTTCACCAGAATGGTGGCGTCCGAAACGGGATTGCCTGCTATGTCGCGGACTTGCAGGGTGATGACGGCGTCACCCACCGCTGCCGGTTCGGGCGAGATCGACAATACGGTTACGTCAAGGTTGCCGCCCTGCTCGGCGCGCGGGCCGCATGCGCTGAGAACAAGCGCTCCCAGTATAGCGATGAAGATGACGCAAGTCGTCCGTGCAAAATTCATAGTTTCCGAGTAACCGCAATGGAACATTAGACCTCCCACTTCATAGTAACAACTGTCGATACAGCTTTTGCAACGTGCGGGGGGATTTACCAACGCATCGGCGCCGCGCTCGCGTGGCGTAAAGCACTTTGCCATTTCGGGCGCACCGGCTTGCATGCGCTGCAATGCCTGCAGCTTGTAACGAGGCTCGAAGCGATGGAGGATAAAGGGCGGCGGACGCCAGACACGGAGAATGCCGCTGTTGGAGCAAAGCCGATCTGTCGACTTGACCGATGCAGATCGTAGCACAGAGATACGTAGGGACATCGCAACGGGCAGGGGCTCCCACGTCGTGTGCGTCCCAACGGCGCGGGCACCCAATTGCGGCTGCAGGTCAGGGCACGCGCTAGGCTCCGTGTGATGGTTGGCGGAAAGTGACGGCAACTGAGCGTGCCGCGTGGAGGATGACGCCGCAGCAAAGGCGGAGGTGTGCTCAGCTTCCGGTAGGACTCAGACGACTCCATTAGACTAGGGGATGGCAAGATGCAGCACGATTGCACTGATAAGCAGATAGGAGCTTAAGGCAAGTGGCCTTTGCGCCACACTCTCTAGGGGTTTCCCTTGCTCAAGATTCCGGTTGGAGGACGAGCGCCGCCGCGCCGACAATGCCGGAGTGCTCGCTCTCCGCGGCGAGTCGGATGTAGTTCCCTACGTCGGGATGCGGGTTCCCGGCAAGACGCTGGAACCAATTGCGGATTTCCTGAATTAAGCGTCCGCCGTCTTGCATAACACCGCCGCCAAAGACGATGCACCCGGGGGCGAAGAGCTGCTGACAAATCTGGCAGCCGATGGCTAACCAGCGCGCCGTATCGTCGCGCACCGCCTGCATCACCGGGTCCCCTGCTTCCGCGGCGTCGCGCACGGTGACACTCGTGAGGTTTTCAATGTCACCATCAGTGAGACGGCGCACGATGTCCGTAAGCTCATTTGCCGCAGCCTGCCGCCCACGGCGGGCGATGCCGGGGCCGGCAGCCAGCGATTCCAAACAGCCGCGCACGCCGCACGGGCAGAGCGGGCCGCCCGGACTAACGAGAATATGGCCGATTTCGCCTGCTGAACCTTGCCCGCGCACCACGCGTCCGGCTTCGATGATGCCGCCGCCAATGCCGGTGCCGACAGTAATGTACACCAAGTTCTGTGCGTCTTTGCCCGTGCCAAACGCGTATTCGCCCCACGCGCCGGCATTGGCGTCATTCGCGATGACGCCCGGCAAATCGTACCGATCCTGTAAGAGCGGAACGAGCGGCAGGTCTTGCCAGCCCACGTTGACGGCAGATACTGCGATGCCTCGGTCACGATCAACCGTACCGGGAACGGCCACGCCAATGGCACTCGGCCGTTCCTGCGCTTGCGCGAGCAGCCGGTCGACCACGGCACAGATGCTCTCCAGCATCGTCTCGTGGGAGTCCTTTACCATCGGCGCGCGGTCGGTGGACAGAATGCTACCGTCCTGGTCGACAATGCCGGCGGCAACTTTCGTGCCGCCAATGTCAATACCAATACCGGTCATGATCGTTAGCCCAATGCGAATTCCGGTGCGCGATACACAATTTCGCCGCCTACTATCGTTAGCATAACGCGAAAGTCCCGGGAGAGCACGGCAATATCGGCATCCGCCCCAGCTTCGATCAAGCCTTTCCGGTGGCTTAGCCCAAGTTGCCGGGCCGGTACCAAGCTCGCCATGGCGAGAACATGCGGGAGGGGTACACCGGCTTCCACGTAAACTCCGACATTGCGATTCAGCGACGAGGAACTCCCCGTAATCGTACCATCGTCCCGCGTAGCGAGAATTTCCGAAACCGTTAAGGCTACGCCATTCGCCCGCTCGTAGCGGCCCGGCGGCAGACCCGAAAACTCCACGCCGTCCGTGACGAGGGCCACGCGTTCCCAGCCTTTCGCCGCGATGAGCAGTTTGCCGGCTTCCCGATCCACGTGCGCGCCGTCGCCGATAAGCTCAGCGGTGATTTCGGGATGGGCCATCACGCCTCCCACCGTGCCCGGATCCCGGTGGTGAAGCGGACGCATGGCGTTGAAGGTGTGCGTCGCCTGGCGCACGCCACTGCCGACGGCTGCGGTCACTTGGGCGAATGTGGCGTCCGAGTGGCCGATGGAGGCGATGATGTCATGCTTGGTGAGGTATGCCGCGAGCTCCAAGCCACCCTCCCGTTCGGGGGCGAGGGTCATTGACTTGATCATGCCTTGGGCGACGTCCTGCAGGGCGGCCACTTCGTCCACGCTGGGCTCTCGCATAAGGGGAATGCGCATGGCCCCGGGCCGTTCCGGGCTGAGATACGGTCCTTCCATGTGCACGCCGAGCAGACGGCTGCCGGCAGGGGCTGCGGCGGCTTGCACGACGGCCTTGAGCGCTGCCAGCGTATCATCCCACGAAGAGGTGCCGATGGTGGCAAGCAGGCCGGTGGTGCCTGTGGTCGCGCGGTACGCCGTCACCTTGCGTATGTCCTCCGCCGACGGCGAGCGGAACGAAGCCCCCAAGGCGCCATGCACGTGCATGTCGATGAAGCCGGGACAGACGATGCAGCCGGATACGTCGATCCTCTCATCGGACCCAGAGAGGTCTGAGATTGCATCGACGGGTGCTACGCGCGCGATGCGGCCACCCTCTATCGCGACGCTCGTCTGCGGAAGCTCTTCCAGGGGCGTGTAGACCGTTCCGCCAGAGAGAAGAATCATGCAATTTCCAATCCTTGTTGCTCAATTCATCGTACGGGGCGGTAGGGAGTGCGTCAATGTATACTAGGATTACGCGCAAATTGCAGGAAAATGAATGAGGAGAATTGCGATGGGTACGAAAGTGCGGGTCGGCGTGATTGGCGCCGGTGGTATTGCCCGCGGCGCTCACCTACCGGGATACGCAAAGATTCCTGACGAGGCCGAGGTCGTTGCCATTAGCGACATCGATGTGCCGCGCGCCCAGACGGTCGCAGACGAATTCGGCATTGCTCAGGTCTACGCCGACTTCAACGAGATGGTGACGCAGGAAGACCTTGATCTGGTGAGCGTCTGCACGCCGCCGTTCATGCACTGCGCCGCCAGCGTCGCCGCGCTGAATGCGGGCAGCAATGTCATTTGCGAGAAGCCCATGGCCATGAATGCCGCCGAGTGCGAGGAGATGATTGCCGCGGCCAACCAGAACGACAAGATGCTGACGATTGGGTTCCAGTCGCGCTTTGGCGAACGGGCGCAGTTCCTCAAACATCTCATCGATCAGGGCGAACTCGGCGAGATCTACTATGCCCGCGTGCTGGCGCTGCGGCGGCGCGGCATTCCCTGGTGGGGCGTGTTCGTGGAGAAGGACAAGAACGGCGGCGGACCGCTGATCGACATTGGTGTGCACACGCTCGATCTGACACTGTGGCTCATGGGCCACCCCACGCCGACGGCGGTGACCGGCGCGGTCTTCACCAAGCTGGCCAAGCGGCCCGGCCTCTTTACCCGTGGGAGAGATGCTGACCAAGACAGATACACCGTGGAAGACTTTGCGACGGCGCAAATCCGCTTCGACACCGGCGCCGTCATCAACCTTGAGACGAGTTGGGCGCTCAACATCGAGAATGAGGTGAACGCGTATCTCTGCGGCACTGAGGGTGGCGCGACGTTGCGTCCGCTGAAGATCCACAAAGAGGTGCCGAACGCCGGACTGCTCGACTACACGCCCGCCCATGAAGAAGGCAGAGAGCACAACCACGCGGGCCAATTCGCCCAGGTCGTGAGAAATGTGAAAGAGGGCACGCCGCCGCTGGTAAAAGCGGAAGAGGCGCTAATAGTACAGCGGATCGTGGACGCCATCTATGAATCCGGCGAGACCGGCCGGATGGTGGATCTGGCGTAATGCCAAGCTAAAGTGAGGGTTCACAAGACCAAATCAATAGTCTCCGTCACTCCGGCTTTTCGCCGGAATGACGGCGGTTGGCGTGCTGTTTTCACGGTGTTGACCGGCCGATTGAATCCTATTTCTAAGAATTGTGACACTGTAAGGTGAGGCAGGAATTCCTATGGCACGGTTGAGAGTGGTTGTTACCGGAGCCGCGGGCTACGTTGCGTCCCAGCTACTGCCCGCGTTCCGCGAGCGGTACGATCTCGTGTTGCTCGATGCGCGGGAAAAGACCCGCGACGGCACTCTGGTGAAAGGCGTCACCATCACCGATCTCCGCGACTCCGACCGCGAAACGTACCGCAGCTATTTCGTAGGAGCGGACGCCGTCGTACACCTGGCCTTCAACTATAAGCAGGGCCACTCGATGAACGACGGCGACTACTACTCGGAGCGGTCGAATCTCGACCTGGCGTTTCACGTCTACCAGACCGCACTCGAAGAGGACGTGCGGCGGGTCGTGATTGCCAGCTCGAACCACGCCGCCGACTGGTACGAGCACCTGCTGCGGCAGCGCAAGATGGAAATGCTCGACGTCACCGCGCCGCCGCTCTCAGACAACTACTATGGCTGGGCGAAAGCCTGCTATGAGCACCTGGGATTCCTCTTCGCCACCGGCAGAATGGGGCGTGCGTTGGAGGTGGTGCAAGTGAGAATTGGCGCGCCGCGCCAGATTCCGGCGGACAACGCCGCCAATGACCTCACGAGCTATAAGCGCAACCTCGGCGCGTACATCAGCCCACGGGACCTGCAGCAACTCTTCGTCAAGTCCATCGAGACGCCGGATATCACGAACGAGCACGGCATTCCCTTCCAAATCTTCTACGGCGTTTCCAACAACGCCCGCGCCTTTTGGAGTATCGCCAACGCCCGCAAGGTGATTGGCTATGCGCCGCAGGACGACTCGGAAGTCACCTTCGCCGACGACATCCGGCAGGTGCTGGTCGAAAGCAAGAGCGTAGGGAGACTCTAGACTGCGTTAGGCCCCAGCGTCATTTCGAGCGCAGGGAGAAATCTAGAGCCCTAGTGCAAGCAGCCCCATCGCACAGCCGATTGCAGCAATGGGGCAGCATGCGGGATCGCACCCCCATCACGACGAATCGTAGCGCGGGGGCTTTTCCCCCGCTCCGAACTGCGCGTGAAGTGGAAGCCGGCTAAGGCCGCACGTGCGCGACAATTCTGGGCCTGGTTACCGTGCTTCCCCCTTTTCCCTGATTGACGATTGCGTTAAGATGGTAATTGAGCGTATTTCTAGCTACTTCCTCACTTGCACATTCAGATTCTAGGGATTCAACAACGTGGCAACGCTTCGGGTATTCGACACCGGCAGAGCAGAGCGGGCGCAGGTAACGGACGTGCCCGCCATGAAACAGATCATCGACTACTACGCCAAGCAGAACCGCATGCTCTTCCGTTCGCTGGCAGAGCTCTACGGCGGCATTCGCGACTACGTGGTCTGGCGGCAAGACGGCAAGGTGGCAGGCTGCTGCGCGTTGCACGTCATGTGGAAAGACCTGGCCGAGGTGCGCGGTTTGGCCGTGCTACCGGAATTCCAGGGCCAAGGCATTGGTCGTCAGCTTGTGGACGCCTGCGTGGCGGAAGCGGGGGAACTGGGCATCAAGACGGTGTTCACCCTCACGCTGGAGCCGACATTCTTTACGAAGTGCGGCTTCCGGCAGGTTGAACGGGATACCCTGTCCATCAAGGTATGGCAAGAGTGCTACCGCTGTCCCAAGTTCTCCAAGTGTGACGAGATCGCGATGATCCGCACGCTGCAGGAGTGATATCGCTTGTTGGCCGGCCGCGACGAGAGGCAGTTCTTGTGGCAAGAACAATAGGCAACGTCAAGGCGTCCCACGGCCAACCTTCACAATTGCGTATTTCAATTTGCGTCCTTTGGCGCCGTGCATTGCTATGGGAGTGAGCGCGCTAACAGGGTCGCAAACAAGATGTGAAAGTGAATGTGTAGCGAGAGTTGCGGAAGAGGAGGGTCTGAGAGATGGCACTGACGCGTCGATCGCTTCTTGGTTTGATTGGGGGCGTGCCGCTGGCGGCAAGTATCGCGTCCGGTTGCGGCTTCTTTGGGGACTTGGTTGGAGGGGATTCCGGCGATAAAACGGTAAACGTAGCCGTCTTCCTCCCCCAGGGAGAAGGAGCTAATTTCCAGGCCGCGCAGGCCGGTAACATCCTTGCCAGCCTCCAAACCGCCGCTAACGAAATCAACGATCAGAATCTCGGATTCCAAATGGAGGTAAAGCTGACGGTCGTGCCGCCGGGGCCCGTCTTTAATTTTGCCGCCTTCTTTGGCACGAGCGACGCAAACGCGGAGCCCACGCCGACCCCTTTCAGTCCGATTGCCGAAACGCTAAACGAGGCGGCGGCAAGCGGACAGTTGGCCAGCGGCGACCCGCTGCCGGACGTCTTGATGATCAGCAATATGAACGAGTTACCGCTCCTCTACCAGGAAGGCATCATCGAACCGTTCGAGCAGGCAACCAGAGTAGAAGGCAGTATCGATCTCTCGGCATTTGCGCCCGGCGCCTTGGAAGCGGTGAGTTGGCAGGGGCAAGCCCTCGTTCTGCCGCTCTCCAGTTCCATCAACACACTTACGTACGATTCAGAGCTCTTTGCGGATGCGGGTGTTGGCACACCCGGCAACGAATGGACGTGGCTCGATATGATCGAGGCGGGTAAGCGCCTCACCTACAGCGACGACACAGGAGCGCAGTGGGGGACATATGCGCATGCTTCAGTCCCGCTACTCTTGAGCCTTATCTGGAGTCACGGCGGCGAGGTGTTCGGCTCCCAAGGCGGAGACGTGCGCATTGCCGAACCGGAGGCAATCAAGGGCATAGAGCTTTGGCGCGATATGATTACGTTCCATCAAATTGCGCCAAATCCGCCGCAAGGCACCTTCGCCTTCCTACGCGCCGGTCGCGACGGCATGGAAGTGGTCAGCTTCGACCAACTGCCCCAGAGAGGCGGCGGCGGTGGCGGCGTTCGGCCCAGCGAAACGGCGCGCCTGGCTACTGCCGTACGCTCAGGCGGGGGGCAGGGACTTGGCCCGGAGCGCATTCATGCCGCGGCCATGCCGGTGGATGCACGGCAGGCAACGTGGGTATCACCGGTGGCAGGACTGGGCGTCGGCGCGCAAGCGAAAGACACCGGCCTGGCAGCGCAGGCGGCAGTGGTGCTGGCGCGGGAACTCTCGCAGTTGCCCGTTACGTTCTTCGGCTATCCAGTCTACAACGTCTCCGGTGAACGCATCAAGCAGGTGAGGCCGAGTCTGAGGATTGAAGACGCCACGATTATTTCCGACGCTCTCGGCTATAGCCGGGGCGTGCCTCCCCTGCTTTCGCCGTACTTGCAGTCGCTCTTCCAGCAGCATCTCATGGCGCCGGTCTTGAGCGGTGAGAGAAATGTGGCCGACGCGGCGCACCAGTTGTCGATAGCCATGCAGGAAATGCTGCGGCAATAAACTCCGGATCACTGGTGGACCAGTGATCCGACACGAGCCAGGCAAGGTCTGGCTTTGCTTCCCTCAAGAGTGGGGCAGCCGCTGTAGATTCGTGATTTGGCAAATCCTCATAACGCGACGTGCACCCGGAATACTGTTAGAAGGTGAGCGACCGTGAGGTCCTACTAAAGAGGACCCGCGGCCTGCGCTTCGCCAATGCTTCGACAGCGCCCATGTTGTGCCTGTCGAAGCATTAGCTCTTAAGGGTCTTGCGGCTCCCAACCGAATCGAACGAGCGGTGATTGCGCACACTACCGATCGGGCACTCAATTCGACTCAGCGAATTTCGACCATACAATGCCTTTCAATGCCACGGGTGCGATGGATAGCAATGTGGTGGCAAGTCTACCTTGCAGCGGCCTGAATTGGCCCAGTGTTGCCGATTGCGCCGTATCCCGCCGGAAAGCGATGGCGCGAATCGTCGCTAAGGCATGTTCAAAGTCCCTTCGTCGTCACATTTACCTTCACATTCTCTTGACAATTGAGCAGTAGCATGGGGATGAGTTGGCAAGCGCCGCGCGGCGCGCGGGTTGCCCTTCGGGGCTTGATTGCCCAGAGTGCTGCTGGAGAGTGTCGGTAAGTTCACTCGTCATCTTGTGGTTCGCCATCTGCGCGCAAGCAAACCAAGACGTAAGCGTGGGGCGCAAATGGGCTTTCATCGTGAGGAACTTTTGAATTCCACAAGACGAGCGGCAGCAGAGGTTGCTTTACATAGGACACGTGTAGCGCGAAAGATTGCAAAATGAGAGGTATGTGATGGCGATGACGCGTCGTTCGTTTCTTGGCCTGGTCGGTGGCGTGCCGGTAGTGGCAAGTCTCGCCGCCGGCTGCGGTTTTTTTGACGGCCTAGTGGGCGGAGATTCCGGAGACAAGACGGTAAACGTTGCGGTTTTTCTGCCCCAGGGGCAGGGGGCCAACTTTCAAGCTGCACAAGCCGGCAACATCCTTGCCAGCCTCCAGTCCGCTGCCAATGAGATTAACGATCAGAATCTTGGCTTCCAAATGGAGGTCAACCTAACGGTCGTGCCCCCGGGGCCGAACCCTAACTTTGGCGCCTTCTTTGGCGCTGCTGCTAACGCTGAACCGACGCCGACCCCGTTCAGCCCGATTGCCGAAACACTCAATGACGCGGCTGCGAGCGGGGAGTTGGCCGGTGGGACCCCATTCCCAGACTTGCTGTTGATCAGCAACATGAATGAGCTGCCGCTGCTTTACGATGAAGGCGTCATCGAGCCGTTTGAGCAGGCCACGCGGGTGGAAGGCAGCATCGATCTGTCGGACTTCGCTCCCGGTGCGATGGAATCGGTCCGTTGGCAAGGGCAAGCCCTTGCCTTGCCGCTTTCCAGCACTATCAATACGCTCACCTATGATGCGGACCTCTTGGCCAACGACGGTGTGGCGGCGCCGGACGGTGGGTGGACCTGGCCCGAGATGATCGAGGCAGGCAAGCGCCTCACCTACAGCAACGAATCGGGTTCCCAATGGGGTACCTATGCGCATGCCTCGGTGCCGATGTTGCTCAGCATGATTTGGAGCCACGGCGGCGAGGTGTTTGACGCCCAGAATGGCGCCGTGCGGCTGGCTGAACCAAATGCCGTCAAAGCCATCGAGCTCTGGCGGGATATGATTGTCGTACACAACATTGCGCCAAATCCGCCGGAGGGCACTTTTGCCTTCATGCGCGCGAATCGCAATGGCATGCAGGTAGTCTCCTTCGACCAAGCACCCGGCGGCGGCGGGGGCCGTGGCGGTGGCGGCGGCGGAGGAGGCGCGCAGCCCAGCGATACGGCGCGCTTGGCGACTGCCGTGCGCTCCGGCGGGAACCAAGGACTAGGTTCGGAGCAGATCCATGCCGCGCCGTTGCCGACGGACTTAGGGCAGGCGACGTGGGTTTCCCCTGTGGCCGGGCTGAGCGTGGGGGCGCAGGCCAAGGATACTGGCCTGGCAGCGCAGGCGGCGCTGGTGCTATCCCGAGAACTCGCGCAACTGCCGGTTACGTTCTTTGGCTATCCGGTTTACAGCGTAACGGGCGATCGGATTAAGCAGGTGAGGCCAAGCCTAAGAATAGAGGACGCCAATATCATCGCAGATGCCCTCGGCTATAGTCGAGGCATTCCGCCCTTGATCGCCCCCTATCTACAGTCACTCTTCCAACAGCATCTCATGGCGCCGGTCCTGAGCGGTCAGACCACGGTATCCGATGCTGCCGAAGAGCTGTCATTCGCGCTCCAGGAAATGCTGCGGCAGTAAGCGGAAGTCTGTCTTGGGTGTTTTCTAGATGTCTTCGGCACTACCCTGCCCGAGATTCGAGGTCCGCGGTCAACTTACAAGGGAACGCATTCCCACCCAACAACCGGAGTCCGCAAGACTTTGTGCGCTCAGTGCGAGTCTCGAGCACTGTACTTTGCGGTATTTGCCAACCGATGGCGTTCTGATGGATTGGAGATTGCACCAATCGGGTATGCTGCTCCCGTGCAAGCAACTGCATAGACCCTGGCAATTAGAGGATGCGCCTGACGGGCTTTCTGTGCCTTGAAAGCGTTTGAGTGTGGTTGAGAATCTCATGCAATTTGAAGGGAAATTGGTTTTGGAACGAGAACAGACTGCCGATTGGAAACTTGCCTCGGAGAGAACCAGACCCCATACCAGGCTGGCTCGGTACGCCTTAGCGATCGTATTCGCAGTGGGAATCGTACTTGGCGCGGCGTGTGGGGGTGACGATTCAGAATCAGGAGCAGCAGACACAACTACAAACCAGACTGCTGCCACTGCGGCACCTTCCGAGAGCT contains:
- a CDS encoding FesM encodes the protein MAVLRNQQTRQRDLLNVPVVGRFLRWKHARTSMQAVLLAVSALILYDGFWGPQLAPKNLAGVLPWVHWRGFVVLALLIAGNLFCMACPFMLPRRLAKKLFPADRPWPTFIRSKWLAIGVLLVFFWAYEAFDLWASPWLTAWVALTYFVAAFAIDGIFKGAAFCKYVCPIGQFHFVHSMVSPLEVKVRQPDICGSCPTKDCIKGRYGPVAEPSLRHSGTSRNPDERDKPRQAQVSHLLRHSRESSPRAGARNPSSDEQRPQAGMREVTKSPSQPARSVAMPAGLQLVQSGCELWLFQEGKVGNMDCTFCLDCIQACPFDNVGIQLRAPTSEFRRLDQWHSGVGTLVKRADVAALVFVLVFAAFVNAFGMVAPVYVLEQWLATQLGVTSEPVVLGILFIVGLVALPFVLVTAAAWSSRALVGGNETLAATATRFSFAFIPIALGMWLAHYGFHFLIGALTVIPVMQSFLADFGVPILGDPQWELAAIVPEAWLVPLELLLLELGVLVSLTAGYRIARSRQSSAARAIRCLLPWAVLIVALFFTGAWLMTQPMEMRGTILG
- a CDS encoding FixH family protein, giving the protein MNFARTTCVIFIAILGALVLSACGPRAEQGGNLDVTVLSISPEPAAVGDAVITLQVRDIAGNPVSDATILVKGTMTHAGMQPVIVGTEARGAGKYVTEGFRFTMGGDWVIIVRATFANGATAERRIDLKGVQGEIKMGMKSDKPKDGN
- a CDS encoding ROK family protein, giving the protein MTGIGIDIGGTKVAAGIVDQDGSILSTDRAPMVKDSHETMLESICAVVDRLLAQAQERPSAIGVAVPGTVDRDRGIAVSAVNVGWQDLPLVPLLQDRYDLPGVIANDANAGAWGEYAFGTGKDAQNLVYITVGTGIGGGIIEAGRVVRGQGSAGEIGHILVSPGGPLCPCGVRGCLESLAAGPGIARRGRQAAANELTDIVRRLTDGDIENLTSVTVRDAAEAGDPVMQAVRDDTARWLAIGCQICQQLFAPGCIVFGGGVMQDGGRLIQEIRNWFQRLAGNPHPDVGNYIRLAAESEHSGIVGAAALVLQPES
- the nagA gene encoding N-acetylglucosamine-6-phosphate deacetylase; this translates as MILLSGGTVYTPLEELPQTSVAIEGGRIARVAPVDAISDLSGSDERIDVSGCIVCPGFIDMHVHGALGASFRSPSAEDIRKVTAYRATTGTTGLLATIGTSSWDDTLAALKAVVQAAAAPAGSRLLGVHMEGPYLSPERPGAMRIPLMREPSVDEVAALQDVAQGMIKSMTLAPEREGGLELAAYLTKHDIIASIGHSDATFAQVTAAVGSGVRQATHTFNAMRPLHHRDPGTVGGVMAHPEITAELIGDGAHVDREAGKLLIAAKGWERVALVTDGVEFSGLPPGRYERANGVALTVSEILATRDDGTITGSSSSLNRNVGVYVEAGVPLPHVLAMASLVPARQLGLSHRKGLIEAGADADIAVLSRDFRVMLTIVGGEIVYRAPEFALG
- a CDS encoding Gfo/Idh/MocA family oxidoreductase, giving the protein MGTKVRVGVIGAGGIARGAHLPGYAKIPDEAEVVAISDIDVPRAQTVADEFGIAQVYADFNEMVTQEDLDLVSVCTPPFMHCAASVAALNAGSNVICEKPMAMNAAECEEMIAAANQNDKMLTIGFQSRFGERAQFLKHLIDQGELGEIYYARVLALRRRGIPWWGVFVEKDKNGGGPLIDIGVHTLDLTLWLMGHPTPTAVTGAVFTKLAKRPGLFTRGRDADQDRYTVEDFATAQIRFDTGAVINLETSWALNIENEVNAYLCGTEGGATLRPLKIHKEVPNAGLLDYTPAHEEGREHNHAGQFAQVVRNVKEGTPPLVKAEEALIVQRIVDAIYESGETGRMVDLA
- a CDS encoding NAD(P)-dependent oxidoreductase; the protein is MARLRVVVTGAAGYVASQLLPAFRERYDLVLLDAREKTRDGTLVKGVTITDLRDSDRETYRSYFVGADAVVHLAFNYKQGHSMNDGDYYSERSNLDLAFHVYQTALEEDVRRVVIASSNHAADWYEHLLRQRKMEMLDVTAPPLSDNYYGWAKACYEHLGFLFATGRMGRALEVVQVRIGAPRQIPADNAANDLTSYKRNLGAYISPRDLQQLFVKSIETPDITNEHGIPFQIFYGVSNNARAFWSIANARKVIGYAPQDDSEVTFADDIRQVLVESKSVGRL
- a CDS encoding N-acetyltransferase is translated as MATLRVFDTGRAERAQVTDVPAMKQIIDYYAKQNRMLFRSLAELYGGIRDYVVWRQDGKVAGCCALHVMWKDLAEVRGLAVLPEFQGQGIGRQLVDACVAEAGELGIKTVFTLTLEPTFFTKCGFRQVERDTLSIKVWQECYRCPKFSKCDEIAMIRTLQE
- a CDS encoding extracellular solute-binding protein, which produces MALTRRSLLGLIGGVPLAASIASGCGFFGDLVGGDSGDKTVNVAVFLPQGEGANFQAAQAGNILASLQTAANEINDQNLGFQMEVKLTVVPPGPVFNFAAFFGTSDANAEPTPTPFSPIAETLNEAAASGQLASGDPLPDVLMISNMNELPLLYQEGIIEPFEQATRVEGSIDLSAFAPGALEAVSWQGQALVLPLSSSINTLTYDSELFADAGVGTPGNEWTWLDMIEAGKRLTYSDDTGAQWGTYAHASVPLLLSLIWSHGGEVFGSQGGDVRIAEPEAIKGIELWRDMITFHQIAPNPPQGTFAFLRAGRDGMEVVSFDQLPQRGGGGGGVRPSETARLATAVRSGGGQGLGPERIHAAAMPVDARQATWVSPVAGLGVGAQAKDTGLAAQAAVVLARELSQLPVTFFGYPVYNVSGERIKQVRPSLRIEDATIISDALGYSRGVPPLLSPYLQSLFQQHLMAPVLSGERNVADAAHQLSIAMQEMLRQ